A section of the Triticum dicoccoides isolate Atlit2015 ecotype Zavitan chromosome 7A, WEW_v2.0, whole genome shotgun sequence genome encodes:
- the LOC119329180 gene encoding protein FAR1-RELATED SEQUENCE 9-like, with amino-acid sequence MVNTDGEGADAGGGDPMSVDESVGVVGADQCEGARLQDSGAPVSVEGAREGQVPVSHPGGGMRVRGATVEEAESEEVPTVQGSKEGAEELLLKVVYSEEEAYKLYCDYGHRTGFSVRKGKQSYFTGTKRIRTKDYFCSKEGLKEAEKLTDENFNDPHTRTNCRAMVRFRANSQGEWRVIRLVSDHNHNLVRPEERHLLRSAKSLIAGRSCSAADAVLYGGYQLGGVPSQMAASTSVANNAETPRQDLLPGFSGITRTSAVGTGELQSIVSHLKSRANLDGMFYWDVQLDRAGRMSNIFWRDGRSRMDYDCFGDVVVFDSTYRLNKQNYIVAPFVGVNHHWQTTMYGCALLADDSMSSFTWLFKSFLEAMGNRQPRSIFTNQDQVMSNAIEEVFPNTCHRIAHWHIQKNAASRLGALNASKAFNKMITKCMQGCDSEAEFEGTWAAMLREFKLQDNKWLSKLYKLKQKWCGALNKCTFDGGVENEPQCDSLSNIFTCIVDKSTSLSTIVAAVDKLTEDWREKEFDEDVRCCQRPLSCIIKHSDILNHAAKVYTHRIYKLFETYFLDGCGATKFKALPCEDSDTYRFEMTMQGRGSRVCTVHLNMSTMQLTCSCSQFETMGLLCPHTLKALSIKNVGKIPEIYILKRWTRDAKQWVFNPKQYESSYQECMDNEAGYCNHAMRYAYDLVMKSEGQEELRRSLWEALEGGEKELEKYQNATQYAQSYAT; translated from the coding sequence ATGGTGAACACTGACGGTGAAGGTGCCGATGCCGGGGGAGGAGACCCAATGAGCGTCGATGAGAGCGTCGGTGTCGTTGGGGCAGACCAGTGTGAAGGAGCCAGGTTGCAGGACAGCGGTGCTCCGGTCAGCGTTGAAGGGGCCAGGGAAGGACAGGTGCCGGTTTCTCACCCCGGCGGCGGAATGAGGGTGCGAGGAGCCACTGTGGAGGAAGCCGAGAGCGAGGAGGTCCCAACTGTGCAGGGCAGCAAGGAGGGGGCCGAGGAGCTGCTCCTGAAGGTGGTGTACAGTGAGGAGGAGGCGTACAAGCTGTACTGTGACTACGGGCACCGCACGGGGTTCAGCGTCCGCAAGGGCAAGCAGTCCTACTTCACTGGCACCAAGAGAATCAGGACCAAGGACTACTTCTGCTCCAAGGAGGGCCTCAAGGAAGCAGAGAAGCTTACCGACGAGAACTTCAACGACCCGCACACCAGGACCAATTGCAGGGCCATGGTTCGCTTCAGAGCAAACAGCCAGGGCGAGTGGAGGGTAATCCGACTCGTGTCTGATCACAACCACAACTTGGTAAGACCTGAAGAACGGCACCTTCTGCGGTCTGCCAAGTCACTTATAGCTGGGAGGTCATGTTCTGCTGCGGATGCGGTGTTATATGGTGGGTACCAGTTAGGGGGTGTACCTTCCCAAATGGCTGCAAGCACTAGCGTAGCTAACAACGCAGAGACTCCGAGGCAAGATTTGCTCCCTGGTTTTAGCGGCATAACAAGGACATCAGCCGTAGGGACCGGAGAGTTGCAAAGCATTGTAAGCCATCTAAAGAGCAGAGCAAATTTAGATGGAATGTTTTACTGGGATGTTCAGTTAGACCGAGCTGGTCGGATGAGTAATATCTTTTGGCGAGATGGTAGGAGCAGAATGGACTATGACTGTTTCGGTGACGTGGTTGTCTTTGATTCAACTTACCGCTTAAACAAACAGAATTATATAGTTGCTCCTTTTGTTGGTGTGAACCACCATTGGCAGACCACTATGTATGGCTGTGCATTATTAGCAGATGATTCCATGTCATCTTTCACGTGGCTGTTCAAGTCTTTCTTGGAGGCAATGGGAAACCGGCAACCACGATCTATTTTCACCAACCAAGACCAAGTTATGTCAAATGCAATTGAGGAAGTGTTTCCAAATACATGCCATCGCATTGCTCACTGGCACATTCAAAAGAATGCCGCTTCTCGCCTTGGTGCACTTAATGCTTCTAAAGCATTTAATAAGATGATCACCAAGTGTATGCAGGGATGCGACTCAGAAGCAGAATTCGAGGGAACATGGGCTGCGATGCTCCGTGAGTTTAAGTTGCAGGATAATAAGTGGCTGAGCAAACTTTATAAGCTCAAGCAGAAGTGGTGTGGTGCTCTGAACAAGTGCACTTTTGATGGTGGGGTCGAAAACGAGCCACAATGTGACAGTTTGAGTAACATATTCACTTGCATTGTTGATAAATCGACTTCTCTTTCCACAATTGTTGCTGCTGTGGATAAGCTGACTGAGGATTGGCGCGAAAAAGAGTTTGATGAGGATGTGCGGTGTTGTCAAAGGCCACTTTCTTGTATTATAAAGCACAGTGATATTTTGAATCATGCAGCAAAAGTTTATACACACAGAATCTACAAGCTATTCGAGACATATTTTCTTGACGGTTGTGGGGCCACAAAATTCAAGGCACTTCCGTGTGAAGACAGTGACACATATCGGTTTGAGATGACTATGCAGGGTAGAGGGTCAAGAGTCTGCACAGTTCATCTGAATATGTCAACAATGCAACTCACTTGCAGCTGTAGTCAGTTTGAGACAATGGGTTTACTTTGTCCACATACTCTGAAAGCTCTTAGTATCAAGAATGTGGGCAAAATTCCAGAAATATATATACTGAAGCGGTGGACCAGAGATGCTAAGCAGTGGGTTTTCAACCCAAAGCAATATGAATCATCATATCAGGAGTGCATGGATAATGAAGCTGGATACTGCAACCATGCTATGAGGTATGCTTATGACCTTGTGATGAAGAGTGAAGGGCAGGAGGAATTGAGAAGATCTCTTTGGGAGGCTCTTGAGGGTGGAGAGAAAGAATTGGAGAAATACCAAAATGCTACACAGTATGCACAATCTTATGCCACTTGA